The following proteins are encoded in a genomic region of Liolophura sinensis isolate JHLJ2023 chromosome 7, CUHK_Ljap_v2, whole genome shotgun sequence:
- the LOC135470358 gene encoding alpha-(1,3)-fucosyltransferase C-like has translation MKNAAKTLLFALTLVCTMFLIYVVYPAISRRYLLRPVDNTAFQSDHWHGRPEETVLARYEEILADYHRLLTAIPRHTFKPSELFRETGPPLSSVLKNRASKGSDSGLKRILAWTPFFGAADWIPKTMCDGTKKCVSTSDKNDLEISDGIVVHPRDLSDLPPVRLPHQRLIYLIQESPWATGIDVSGYNGVFNWTVTYRLDSDIPFPFFVTTAKDKLMPEAEFNQTMQTILQSKTKIIAYMNSNCHASHTKRLEFLYDLKAYLNVDVYGACGNLECPRQSDVCTKTMSQYKFYLSMENSHCRDYLTEKVTEPLLQWNAVPVVMGGADPSDYEKILPPNSYIHTSGFNSARDLFEYLILLDKNPSLYAKYHYWRRTHVGNAESSWCNLCLALHNASLPVQTYSDFSDWYRQDTCVP, from the coding sequence ATGAAGAACGCCGCAAAAACGCTGCTGTTTGCTTTGACCCTGGTCTGTACAATGTTCCTGATTTACGTCGTATACCCTGCTATTTCCAGGCGTTACCTTCTACGCCCAGTAGACAATACGGCTTTCCAGTCCGATCATTGGCACGGTAGACCAGAGGAAACTGTCCTGGCTCGCTATGAGGAGATACTAGCTGACTACCACAGACTGCTGACGGCTATTCCAAGACACACGTTCAAACCTTCAGAGCTCTTCAGGGAAACAGGACCGCCATTATCGTCTGTTCTTAAAAATAGGGCGTCTAAAGGGTCAGATTCAGGTCTCAAACGAATTCTTGCTTGGACCCCGTTTTTCGGAGCGGCGGACTGGATACCGAAAACAATGTGTGATGGGACGAAAAAATGTGTAAGTACGTCCGACAAGAATGATTTAGAAATCAGCGATGGCATTGTGGTCCATCCTAGAGACTTGAGCGACTTGCCCCCTGTGCGACTGCCCCATCAAAGGCTTATCTATCTGATTCAGGAGTCTCCGTGGGCAACGGGCATTGATGTCAGCGGGTATAATGGCGTATTTAACTGGACGGTAACATACCGACTGGACTCCGACATCCCGTTCCCTTTCTTCGTCACAACGGCTAAAGATAAACTCATGCCCGAAGCTGAATTCAACCAAACTATGCAGACCATACTCCAATCAAAGACCAAAATCATTGCCTACATGAATAGTAATTGTCACGCGTCGCACACGAAGAGACTGGAATTTCTTTATGATTTGAAAGCCTACTTAAACGTGGATGTTTATGGCGCCTGTGGAAATCTCGAATGCCCGAGACAATCCGATGTTTGCACGAAAACTATGTCACAGTATAAGTTTTATTTATCAATGGAGAATTCCCATTGCAGAGATTATTTAACGGAAAAAGTAACCGAGCCCTTATTACAATGGAACGCGGTGCCTGTAGTCATGGGTGGGGCGGATCCTTCAGACTACGAAAAAATCTTGCCGCCAAATTCGTATATCCATACGTCGGGATTTAACTCAGCTCGTGATCTATTTGAATACCTTATTCTGCTGGACAAAAACCCATCCCTGTACGCCAAGTACCACTATTGGCGGCGAACTCACGTTGGCAATGCGGAAAGCAGTTGGTGTAATCTCTGCCTAGCTTTGCACAACGCATCTTTGCCTGTACAGACGTATTCTGATTTCAGTGACTGGTACAGGCAGGATACATGTGTTCCTTAA